The Streptococcus respiraculi sequence GACGGGGATATGGAAGTCGGTATGGGCTTGCATGGTGAACCAGGTATCCGTCGTGAAAAATTGCGCTCAGCTGATGAAGTTGTAGAAGAAATCTATACTTATATTAAAGAACATACAGACTTGGCAGCTGGAGATGAAGTAGCTGTATTGGTAAATGGACTAGGTGGTCTACCGCTTATGGACCAATATATCTGCTACCGCAAGTTAAATGAGTTATTAACAACTGATGAAATAACGATTCATAAGTCATTGGTAGGAAATTTTGCTACATCAATGGATATGGTTGGTATGTCTATTACCTTACTTCGGGTGGATGCAGAATTGAAAGAATTACTCGATTTGCCATGTGATACACCTTACTACAAAGCATAGGAGTGACAAGAATGACACAATTCGATATGAACTATTTTACATCTGTCATCGAAGAAATGGCTGCGATGATTGAAATAGAACGTGACTATCTCACTTCATTAGATTCGAATATTGGAGACGGAGATCATGGTATTAACTTGAGTATTGGTTTCCGTGATGTTAGTAAACAATTAGAGAACTTTGACAAAACTTCTGAAACTATTTCTAGTTTATTTAAAAAAGTGGGCATGTCTCTCCTTGGAAAAGTCGGTGGTGCCTCTGGTCCATTGTATGGTAGTTTTTTCCTTAAAATGGGAACAGCCGCACAGAACAAGTCGGAAGTAACCTTTGCAGAATTTGTAGATATGTATAGTGCTGGGGTGACAGCAGTACAAAATCGTGGGAAAGCAGAGCTTGGTGATAAAACTATGATTGATGCCTTGCTTCCAGCAATGGAGTATTTAACTCAGCATAAAGAAACGGAAGATGTTGTAGCAGTAATGCAAGAAGCTTTGACACTAATGAAACAAGGTGCAGAAAGCACGGACAATATTGTTGCTAAAAAAGGTCGTGCGCTTCGCTTAGGTGAACGTGCAATCGGACATCGGGATCCTGGTGCAGAATCTTCGTGGAAACTATTTGAATGTTTTGTGAAGAAGTTAGGATACTTAAAGGAGAGATAGTATGAAATTTTTACGATCAACACTAGGTTACATGATTGCTGGTATGATTGTAATGAGTGTTTGGGGAGCTTTTGCAAATGCTTATGGTATTGTAGGTGGCTATTTTGCAGCATTTATTATCATTGGTCCAATGTGGTTCATGAATCACTACGTTGGATTGATTAAACAAGATGATGATGCAGCTTTTGTGGATATGGGGCTTGGTATTGCCATTTGTGGTATTTGTCGAGACGGCTTTTTGCTCGGTTGGGGTGAAGTTGCTGGCTCTGTCCCTACTCTATTATTAGTAGCTCTTGGTGCTGCTTTAGGAGGCATTGTTGCTGCTAAAATCCTAGATGATATGGAACAGGATGCGAAGAAATAGGGAGGAGGACACAAAATGACGATTCAACAAGCAATTGCTACAATAGTAGGTGGATTTGTATTCCCTTTTGTCATTCAAATGATTTGGGGAAAAATGGTTGAGCACTGGGGAGCTATCGGTGGCTGGCTTGCAGCAGCCTTTATCGTTGGAACGGTTTGGGCAATGAACCACGGAATTCCAAAACCAATGATTACTCAAACGGGTTCTGTTTGGATTGATATGGGGCTTGCAGCAGGTGTAGGGGTATTTTTCTCAACACTGACTCGTGGAGGCAAACTCAATAAAGCAATTCCGAATTTAGCGGCCGCATTAGTTGGTGGCATTATTGGAGGATTGATTCTATCTTTCTTCCTGTAATATAAGGGATGTTAAATATGAAAAACCTTGCTCAGTTTCTTTTACTGAGTAAGGTTTTTGTGTATCAAAGAGGGGGTAAAAACTTGTTTCTCGACTTGTTTCAGTGTATAATGATACAAGTTTTTACCTTAAATTAGATAAAACAAAAGGAGAAATCATGAAAAATAATGCTATGATGCGATTTTCACTCTTGGTGATTTCCATCTTTTTAATGTCTCATCTGGCTATTGCACCAGCGATTCCAAAGCTCTATGATTATTATCATGCTAAGAATGCAAGTTTAGGACTTGCTTCGGTGGAGAGCTTGGTGACGGTTCCTGCTGTGATGATTACCATCACAGTCTTGCTCAGTAATTTGGTGGTTTCTTGGTTAGGAACGAAGAAGACCGTTTTGTTGGGTTTGGGATTGATTGGTCTCTTTGGTACCTTACCGACCTTTTTAACCTCCTTCCCTCTTATTTTTTTATGTCGTTTGTTGCTAGGAGTCGGAATTGGGCTTTATAATTCGCTGTCTATCAGTTTGATTAGCGATTTTTACGAGGGCGAAGTGCGGGCTCGGATGATTGGCTTGCGGACGGCTTTTCTCAATATCGGAAAGGCCTTGACTACCTTTGTGGCGGGCTATGCTTTGTTGATTGGAGTTAATTATACCTTTTTAGTTTATGTGCTTGCTTTTCCTGTCCTAATTCTCTTTTATCTCAATGTCCCTGAGTCAAAAGAGAATCAGGTGGCAGTCAAAGATGCCCTTACCTGGAATTATCAGGTGGGATTGGTTGTTGCCTTAACTTTCCTAGTCGGCATCAGCTATATCGGTGCGACTATTAAAATTCCAAGCCTCCTTGTGACCCAGTACGGCTTTTCAACGACTTTGTCTAGTCAGTTGCTCACGATTTTGGCATTCAGCGGGATTATTACAGGTTGTTTCTTTGGACCGATTGTAAAGAAATTAGGTGATGCGACCTTATTTGCGGTTCTCGTTGCAATGGGGCTTGGCAACTTCCTCTTCACTCTTCCTTTCCATTTGCCACTCTTTATCCTTGCTAGTATCCTAGTAGGAATGAGTTTTGTCGGCATTATGTCCTTTAATTTTTATTATATTTCCAAGCAATTTCCGAAAGAACAAGTCCATTTTGTGATCAGTCTTGCTATTACAGGAGGCAATATCGGGGTTGTCTTGACACCTGTCTTACTGACAAAATTATTGGAAAAATTCCAGATTGAAACCTTCATCACACCTTTTTATATCAGTAGCTGCTTAATGGCATTTGCCTGTGTACTGGCTTATCTATTGTTAAAAATAAAGAAATAATATTCTGAAAAACAGACTTGACTTGGAGTGCACTCCAAGTGGTATACTAGAGACACTTTGGCAAAGAAAGTGAGGAAAGAAGATGAAAACAGCAATTTTTGAAAAAGCCGGTTCGATGATTATCGGTGAGGTAGACAAGCCTCAGATTCAAGAAAAGGACGATGTGATTATCAAGATCGTTCGAGCCTGCGTCTGTGGGTCAGATCTCTGGTCTTATTCGCACGGAGATGACAAGGATGCACATTCAATGAACTCTGGTCACGAGGCCTTGGGAATTGTTGAAGAGGTTGGAAGCGAGATTACCACGGTCAAGCCGGGTGATTTTGTCATCGTGCCGTTTACGCATGGTTGTGGGCATTGTGATGCCTGCCGTGCAGGATTTGACGGGACCTGTGACAATCATCCAGCACCGACTAACTGGGGCGGTGGTTTCCAGTCCGAATACCTGCGTTTCCACTATGGAAATTGGGCCTTGGTGAAAGTACCAGGACAGCCGTCTGACTATTCAGAAGGAATGCTCAAGTCTCTGCTTACTCTGGCAGATGTTATGCCAACAGGATACCATGCAGCCCGTGTCGCAAATGTCCAACGTGGAGACAAGGTCGTGGTCATCGGTGACGGTGCGGTTGGTCAGTGTGCGGTCATTGCGGCTAAAATGATGGGAGCTTCTCAGATTATCTTGATGAGTCGCCATGCCGATCGTCAGGCTATGGCTTTAGAATCAGGTGCAACAGCCGTTGTAGCAGAACGCGGTGAAGAAGGCATTGCCAAGGTTCGTGAACTATTAGGCGGTGGAGCAGACGCTGCGCTTGAATGCGTGGGAACAGAAGCCGCAATCGAGCAAGCTTTAGGAGTTCTTCACAATGGCGGACGTGTTGGTTTTGTGGGTGTACCGCATTATAATAGCCGTCCACTCGGCTCAACCTTTGCCCAAAATATCTCAGTTGCAGGTGGCTCAGCCTCTGTAACGACCTATAACAAGCAAGTTTTGCTCAAAGCCGTACTTGACGGTGATATCAACCCAGGACGTGTCTTTACGCAGACCTATGCTCTAGACGATGTCAACCAAGCCTACCAAGACATGGCAGACCGTAAGGTCATTAAATCTATGTTGATTGTAGAATAGTATCACATTCTAACCTTCTAAAATCCCTCTTCCATTCATTCGGAAGAGGGATTTTGGGTATTAGTCGCTTTATCTGACGGTGATATAAGCATCTGGGGAATAGGGGGTGGCATCAAACCCTGTCTTTTGTCCAAGGATGGTCTGGGCTAGTTGCCAGCCGATAAAAGGACCACAAGTCAGGCCAGAAGAGCCAAGACCGCTTGCTACTAAAATCGACGGTTGGTCTGATAGTCGTCCGTAGAAAGGCAGAAAGTCCGAGGTATAGGCACGAGTACCAACGCGCGTATGGCTGATATCGTATTGGGCTAAATCAGGGATAAAAGACGTTCCAACTTCTTTCATCTGCTGAATTTTGTCCAAATCAAGCGACAGATCATAGCCTTGATCATTCTCATGGGTCGCTCCAATGACTAATTTTCCTTCTTCAAAGGGGAGAATATCGATTTCCCCGTGGAGCATACAGCCAGGCCAGTTATCCGTCTCAAATTTTGTCTCAAGTGCTAGCAATTGCCCTTTTTGAGGTGCAATATCGACCTCGTAGCCAAAAGGAGTGAGGAGGTTTGGTAACCAAGCACCCGCTGCTAAGATAATCTCGTCATAGGGATAAATAGTTGTGCCTACCTGGACCTGCTTATCAGGCAAGAGCTGAGCCTGTCCTATGATAAACTGCCCTCCCTGTTGTTGAAATAGTTCTTGCAGTTGGTCTAAGAGTTGCCCACCGTCCACTCGTCCACCACCATGTGTGAGGACAGCGCCTTGGTCTGTTACAAGAGGAGGGACTCGGTTTTTTAAACCTTGCCCCTTTAGCACTTCGAGTTGCCCAATCATTGGAGACTGTTTTCTTCTTTCTTGTGCCATAGTTTCTAATTTGCTAAGCAGAGACTCTTTCTTTTTAAAGACCAAGGTTCCTGTCTGTTTGTAAGGAAGGTCTTTCATCCCAGCTTTTTCTAAATCCTGCATCAATTCCAGATAAAAGGCTGCTCCCTTATCTACTAGGCGATACCAGATTTGGTTGCGGCGCTGCGAGAGCCACGGACAGATGATACCAGCAGCAGCCCGTGTTGCATTTCCTGTTCCATCATCGATTAGTGTGACCTGTATATCAAGATGTTGAGTAAGGTAAAAAGCAGCAGTAGAGCCAACGATTCCCCCACCGATAATGATTATTCTTTTATGTTTCATATCTCTAGTATAGCACAAAGACAAGAGGGTTTCTTTATTTTTTTGAAAATGATAGAATAGAAAAAAAGGAGAAGATATGTCAGATGTAATGTACCCAGAAGTCCTAACGATTGGAAATGGAGCGATCAAGGTTGCGACTGTTGGTGATAGTTTGACCTATGGTTATGGGTTAGAAGACAGAGAACGCGACGCCTATCCCAGCATTTTGGCTGAAAAATTAGGGAATCATTATCAGGTGTCAAATTTTGGTCTGAGTGGCCGTTCTTTGCAGTCTACCTCGGATTATCCCTACTTACAGGAAAAAAATGCCCAGTTGTCGCTTGAAAGTGAGGCAGATATTGTCATCATCATGATTGGAAGTAATGATAGCAGGGGTCCTTATTGGAATAAAGAGCGTTTTACCAAGGAATATGGCGAGCTGGTCGATCGTTACCTGAAAATGCCCAGTCAACCAGATGTCTATCTCTTGGTCCCTCCGTATGTTCCGACCAGCCGATTTGGACTGAATAATGACATTGTACGCACCGAGTTGCAGGAGATTATTCCTAGAATCGCTGAAGAACGCGGACTAGAGTGGATCAATTTTTATCCCTTGACAGAAGGGTGCTTAGAGTATTATAGTGACGGGCTGCATTTGACCCCGCTAGGCAATCAGCTAATAGCAGATAGGGTGTATGCCGCAATCATGGGAGAAAGTCCTAGGTAATTTTTGAGAAAATATGCTATACTAGTAATAGAGAAATGGAGAGAAGTATGGCAAAAAGGGATTTTATTCATCGCATTATTATTATTGGCTTGTTGGTCTTGGGGCTTATCGCACTGCGTATCTGGGTCTTTGAACCAGTCACCATCACCAAGGAAATGGCTAACCAGTACCTCAAAGAAGATGATGTCATCATTGCAGTAAAAGGAAGGGAACTCGAATACGGCGATTTTGTCCTATATCAAGTAGATGGAGCAGAACATGTCGGTCGGATTATTGCCAAGGAGGGTGATAGCGTGACCTACATGGACGATGTTTTGTACCGTAACAATGAAATTGTCGAGGAAACTTACCTCAGTAAGTCAGCCAATCATCAAGACTACTATACAGAAGATGTCATTGTCCCTCGGCTTGAGAAAAAGAATTATTGGATTCTCAATGACATTCGCACCAACCACGAAGATAGTCGCACACTTGGCTTGATTTCATCTAAACAAGTCATCGGTCGTCTGACTTTCCGAGTCAGTCCAGTCGGTGAATTTGGATTTATCGATATCGGACTAACCCATAAGTAGGGTTAGTTTTTTTCTTCACAAACGATAGTGGATTGAGAAAGGAATAAGACAAGGTAAGGAGCAGTAGATAGAGCTAGCGTTCATCAAAGCGACTCAATACTCATTTAATTTCAAAAATAGCCATTTTATCTATCACTACTTATTTTTTGCTATAAAATAGAGCAAGCTAAGTAAGTTTAATAAGATGATTTCTCAGTAACTGGAATGAATAGTGATAGAAAAAGGGAGTTTATGCCCGAACCATCTAAGAAAGTCATTAAAGGCTAATTTTGATTTTCATTGAGTATAACGATGTTCTAATCCTCACCTAATATTAGTCCGGCGTACTGTTGAAGGTTGGAAATAAGGATTGTGAAATAATCCTCTAGATTGAAGAAAAAGTCCATTTTGGACAATTTTCGTCAATCTTTTTTCTTTTATTTGAGAAATAAACAACTCTTAACAATACCCCTATATCGGCATTTCTAAGAGTTTCTGTTATATGGTAGTCAACCTCAAAAATAAAAAATTTTTCTATCCTTAATGGGGTTTGTCTATGTTCTGAAAGATTATAAAATAATCCTCAGCTAACCTCCGTTACTCTGCGGTTTATAGGAACTAGCGCTAGGTAGAATTTGATTTTTATAGAGCATTAGACTAGACCAATTTTGTGTTTGACAAATGAAAATCTTTTATATATACTAGTTTTATTGGTTTTATCAACAAAGAATATGACTATACCAATTTACTTAATCAACATTAAAAACAGCATTTCATTGTTTTCCTCTCTAAAATCAGGTAGCAATAGCCTACAGGACTATTGGTTGATACTGAGTTTGAAAGAGTGGGGAGCGAAGTGAATCAAAATCTGATATTTTTGTAGGAACGACATTTTTTGAGACCTTAGGATCAAAAAATAGCAACGAAATCTCGAAGAGAGTTGCTTGCGTCCGCACTATCCAAGAAAATATCAAAAAGGATTAATGTTGGAATTTGTTAAGTATTCAAAAAAAGCTTACTAGAAACGGAAGGTAGTTTGTATGTGTGGAATCGTTGGTGTTGTTGGAAATGCAAATGCAACTGATATTTTAATTCAAGGACTTGAAAAATTGGAATACCGTGGGTATGATTCAGCGGGAATTTTTGTGACAGGTGGAGCAACAGGACACTTAGTCAAATCCGTTGGTCGTATTGCTGACTTGTCAGCCAAGGTCGGAGATAGCGTAGAAGGGACAATCGGAATCGGTCACACCCGCTGGGCAACTCACGGAAAACCAACGGAAGATAACGCTCACCCTCATACCTCACAAACAGGACGATTTGTTCTTGTCCACAATGGGGTGATTGAAAATTATCTTGAAATGAAAAATACCTATCTTCAAGATCATGATTTCAAGGGGCAGACAGATACAGAGATTGCAGTGCACTTGATTGGTAAATTTGTTGAAGAAGACAACATGTCTGTGCTTGAAGCATTCAAAAAAGCGCTTCACATTATCCAAGGCTCGTATGCCTTTGCCTTGATTGACGCTGCAAATCCTGATACGATTTATGTTGCTAAAAACAAGTCCCCACTATTGATTGGTCTTGGAGAGGGCTACAACATGGTCTGTTCAGATGCTATGGCCATGATTCGTGAAACTAGTGAATATATGGAAATTCACGATAAAGAATTGGTCGTTGTAACCAAAGACAGTGTCGAAGTTATGGACTATGATGGCACTCCAATCGAGCGGGGTAGTTATACAGCAGAACTTGACTTATCAGACATCGGTAAAGGGACCTATCCTTTCTACATGCTAAAAGAAATCGATGAGCAACCAACCGTGATGCGTAAGTTGATTAGCGCTTACTCTGATACGGATGGTCAGATGACGGTTGAGCCAGCCATTGTCAAAGCTGTTCAGGAAGCAGACCGCCTCTACATTCTTGCGGCAGGAACATCTTACAATGCAGGCTATGCGTCTAAGAACATGATTGAAGCTTTAACAGATACACCAGTTGAATTGGGTGTGGCTTCTGAGTGGGGCTACCACATGCCACTCTTGAGCAAGAAACCGCTCTTTATCCTCTTGACCCAGTCTGGTGAGACAGCAGACAGCCGTCAGGTTCTCGTCAAGGCCAATGAAATGGGCATTCCAAGTTTGACCATTACTAACGTCCCAGGTTCTACCCTATCACGTGAAGCGACTTATACCATGCTTCTTCATGCAGGTCCTGAAATTGCGGTAGCTTCTACTAAGGCTTACACTGCTCAGGTGGCGGCCCTTGCTTTCTTATCAAAAGCAGTTGGAGAAGCAAATGGCAAGAAAGAAGCGCTTGACTTTGACTTGGTGCATGAATTGTCTATTGTGGCCCAGTCAATTGAAGCAACCTTGTCTGAAAAAGACATGATTGCAGCAAAAGTTGAAAAGCTGCTTGCAACTACTCGTAATGCCTTTTACATCGGTCGTGGCAATGACTATTATGTGACGATTGAAGCTGCACTCAAATTAAAAGAAATTTCATATATCCAATGTGAAGGATTTGCGGCTGGTGAGTTGAAACACGGAACCATCTCCTTGATTGAAGATGGTACACCTGTTATCGCCTTGATTTCAGCTAGTGAGAAAGTTGCGGCGCATACTCGTGGAAATATTGCAGAAGTCGTTTCCCGTGGGGCACACAGCTTAACCATTGTTGAAGAAGGCTTGGAGCGAGAAGATGATGACATCGTGGTCAACAAGGTTCATCCATTCCTCTCAAGCATTTCAATGGTGATTCCAACCCAATTGATTGCCTATTACGCCTCTCTTCAACGCGGACTAGACGTTGATAAACCACGTAACCTGGCCAAAGCCGTTACGGTTGAATAAAATCCAATCCTCGTAGCCCAGCTACGGGGATTTTTGTTTGTAGGATGGATTGGTTACACTCATTTTATGATTAAAAGATAGAAGAATAAAGATAAGCATGAATAGGCAATCTGTATAAAAATTTTCACAGTAGCAGTGGTTTTTTAGCTGAGCAGATTTAACAGACAACGGTATATTTTTTCACTTTATCTTATAAAAATACAGAAAAAGGTCTTTTAATTTTCTGAAATTTCTGTTATACTAGGGTTTAATTATTATTTTGGAGGAGATTATGGGATATATTATCGAGATTTTACCGAGCTTATTAAATGGGGCTTTGGTATCCTTACAAGTCTTTGTCTGGGTCTTGCTCCTGTCTCTTCCATTAGGAGCGCTAGTAGCCTTTTTGATGAAAATTCCATTCAAACCTTTACTCTGGTTCTTGAATGTTTATGTACTCATTATGCGGGGGACGCCCTTGTTGCTCCAGTTGATTTTTGTCTATTATGTCTTACCAAGTGTAGGAATTACCTTTGATCGGATGCCTGCGGTCATTATCACCTTTACGCTGAATTATGCGGCCTATTTCTCTGAAATCTTCCGTGGAGGAATCGAAGCGATTCCTGCTGGTCAGTATGAGGCAGCAAAAGTCTTGAAGTTTACGCCTGTTCAGACCATTCGCTACATTGTCTTGCCTCAAGTGGTGAAAATTGTTTTACCGAGTGTCTTCAATGAAGTGACGACCTTGGTCAAAGATACGTCCTTGATTTATGCGCTGGGGGTCAACGACCTGCTTCTTGCTAGTCGGACAGCAGCCAACCGCGATGTTAGTCTAGCGCCGATGTTTATCGCAGGTGCCTTGTACTTGGTGATGATTGGTCTGGTGACCCTTGTTGCCAATAAGATTGAGAAAAAATTTGATTATTATAGATAGGAGGTCTTATGTTAGAATTACGCAATCTTTCCAAAAGATTTGGTCATAAACAGATTTTTTCCAACTATGACCTCGTGATTCCTGAGGGGAAAATCCTTGCCATCGTTGGTCAGTCTGGTGGTGGAAAAACGACACTGCTACGGATGTTAGCAGGACTTGAGACGATTGACTCTGGTCAGTTGATTTATAATGGAGAAGAACTGCCTTTAGAGGAGTTGGGAAAACGACATTTGTTGGGCTTTGTTTTCCAAGATTTTCAGTTATTCCCACATTTATCGGTGTTGGAAAACTTGGTCTTGTCGCCCATTAAAACGCAGAATACTTCTCGTAGTGAGGCTGAAAGCAAAGCCCGTCAATTGCTTGAAACTCTTGGTCTAGCTGGTCATGCGGATGCCTATCCGTATTCCTTATCTGGTGGGCAAAAGCAGCGTGTCGCCTTGGCGCGTGCCATGATGATTGACCCTGAGATGATTGGCTATGATGAACCAACCTCAGCACTTGACCCTGAGTTACGTAAAGAAGTGGAGAATCTCATTCTTGAAAATCGCAGAACGGGTATTACGCAGATTGTCGTCACCCATGACATGCAGTTTGCGGAAAACATCGCTGATGAGATTATCAAGATTGAGCCCAAACATTAGAGTCTATCTGTAAAAAGGGGAATGAATTATGAAATTGAAATCACTTGTAATCGCTACAGTCGGTATGTTAGCAGGTCTTGCGCTTACAGCGTGTGGGGCTAGCGATTCAGCAGCTAAAAAAGACAGCTGGTCTAGCTATGAAGAAAGCAAAAAAATCACGATTGGCTTTGACAAGACGTTTGTCCCAATGGGATTTGAAGAAAAAAATGGTCAGTATACAGGGTTTGATATTGACCTAGCGACAGCAGTCTTTGACAAATATGGGATTACCATTGAATGGCAGCCGATTGACTGGGACTTAAAAGAAACAGAGTTAAACAATGGCAACATTGATTTAATTTGGAATGGGTATTCCGCAACAGATGAGCGTCGGGAAAAGGTTCTCTTTTCAAATGATTACATGGAAAACCTCCAGGTCTTGGTCACCAAGAAATCATCTAAGATTGACGCAAGTTCGGATATGAAAGACAAGGTGCTAGGAGCCCAAGCTGGATCGTCTGGCTATGCAGCTTTTGAAGCACAGTCAGCTATCTTAAAAGATCTTGTAAAAAACAATGAAGCAACCCAATACGCAACCTTTAATGAAGCCTTGATTGACTTGAAAAATGACCGTATTGACGGGCTCTTGATTGATCGTGTCTATGCGAATTACTACTTGCAGCAAGAAGGTTTGATCAAGGATTACAATATTATTGATGCTGGTTTTGAGAAAGAAGCCTTTGCGGTCGGTGCTCGTAAGGTAGATACGACCTTGGTAGATAAGATTAACGCCGCCTTCAAAGAATTGTATGCAGATGGTAGCTTCCAAAAAATCTCTGACAAATGGTTCGGAGAAGATGTCGCCACAGATGTGATTAAGAAAAAATAAGTGTGAAAGGCAGGATAGTTCCTGTCTTTTATTGTTTTGTCTCTTTGTCAAAATTTTTGTGACAAGATTTGAGTTTTTTTCTGTCAGAGGTGAGTGTATAATAAAATCAGAAAAATTTAGGAGGAAATGATGGAAAATTCTTCATTAAAAGTTCGGATCCAAAAACTAGGAACGACTTTATCAAATATGGTTATGCCTAATATTGGGGCATTTATTGCATGGGGGGTCTTGACATCTCTTTTTATCGAGACAGGTTGGTTGCCAAATGAAACTTTTGCAACGATCGTTGGTCCGATGATTAAATATTTGTTGCCGCTCTTGATTGGTTACACAGGTGGTTACAATGTTTACGGTCAACGTGGTGGTGTGGTCGGTTCCATTTTGACCATGGGGGTCATTGCCGGTTCAGAAGTACCAATGTTTATCGGTGCGATGCTGGTTGGTCCATTTGGTGCTTGGGTCATCAAGAAATTTGACCAAGCTTTCCAAGAAAAGATTCGCCCTGGATTTGAAATGTTGGTCAACAACTTCTCGGCAGGCTTGATTGGCTTTGCCCTTATGCTCATCAGCTTTAAAGTGGTTGGT is a genomic window containing:
- the dhaL gene encoding dihydroxyacetone kinase subunit DhaL — its product is MTQFDMNYFTSVIEEMAAMIEIERDYLTSLDSNIGDGDHGINLSIGFRDVSKQLENFDKTSETISSLFKKVGMSLLGKVGGASGPLYGSFFLKMGTAAQNKSEVTFAEFVDMYSAGVTAVQNRGKAELGDKTMIDALLPAMEYLTQHKETEDVVAVMQEALTLMKQGAESTDNIVAKKGRALRLGERAIGHRDPGAESSWKLFECFVKKLGYLKER
- a CDS encoding Lin0368 family putative glycerol transporter subunit; amino-acid sequence: MKFLRSTLGYMIAGMIVMSVWGAFANAYGIVGGYFAAFIIIGPMWFMNHYVGLIKQDDDAAFVDMGLGIAICGICRDGFLLGWGEVAGSVPTLLLVALGAALGGIVAAKILDDMEQDAKK
- a CDS encoding Lin0368 family putative glycerol transporter subunit; this encodes MTIQQAIATIVGGFVFPFVIQMIWGKMVEHWGAIGGWLAAAFIVGTVWAMNHGIPKPMITQTGSVWIDMGLAAGVGVFFSTLTRGGKLNKAIPNLAAALVGGIIGGLILSFFL
- a CDS encoding MFS transporter — protein: MKNNAMMRFSLLVISIFLMSHLAIAPAIPKLYDYYHAKNASLGLASVESLVTVPAVMITITVLLSNLVVSWLGTKKTVLLGLGLIGLFGTLPTFLTSFPLIFLCRLLLGVGIGLYNSLSISLISDFYEGEVRARMIGLRTAFLNIGKALTTFVAGYALLIGVNYTFLVYVLAFPVLILFYLNVPESKENQVAVKDALTWNYQVGLVVALTFLVGISYIGATIKIPSLLVTQYGFSTTLSSQLLTILAFSGIITGCFFGPIVKKLGDATLFAVLVAMGLGNFLFTLPFHLPLFILASILVGMSFVGIMSFNFYYISKQFPKEQVHFVISLAITGGNIGVVLTPVLLTKLLEKFQIETFITPFYISSCLMAFACVLAYLLLKIKK
- a CDS encoding zinc-binding dehydrogenase; translated protein: MKTAIFEKAGSMIIGEVDKPQIQEKDDVIIKIVRACVCGSDLWSYSHGDDKDAHSMNSGHEALGIVEEVGSEITTVKPGDFVIVPFTHGCGHCDACRAGFDGTCDNHPAPTNWGGGFQSEYLRFHYGNWALVKVPGQPSDYSEGMLKSLLTLADVMPTGYHAARVANVQRGDKVVVIGDGAVGQCAVIAAKMMGASQIILMSRHADRQAMALESGATAVVAERGEEGIAKVRELLGGGADAALECVGTEAAIEQALGVLHNGGRVGFVGVPHYNSRPLGSTFAQNISVAGGSASVTTYNKQVLLKAVLDGDINPGRVFTQTYALDDVNQAYQDMADRKVIKSMLIVE
- a CDS encoding NAD(P)/FAD-dependent oxidoreductase, coding for MKHKRIIIIGGGIVGSTAAFYLTQHLDIQVTLIDDGTGNATRAAAGIICPWLSQRRNQIWYRLVDKGAAFYLELMQDLEKAGMKDLPYKQTGTLVFKKKESLLSKLETMAQERRKQSPMIGQLEVLKGQGLKNRVPPLVTDQGAVLTHGGGRVDGGQLLDQLQELFQQQGGQFIIGQAQLLPDKQVQVGTTIYPYDEIILAAGAWLPNLLTPFGYEVDIAPQKGQLLALETKFETDNWPGCMLHGEIDILPFEEGKLVIGATHENDQGYDLSLDLDKIQQMKEVGTSFIPDLAQYDISHTRVGTRAYTSDFLPFYGRLSDQPSILVASGLGSSGLTCGPFIGWQLAQTILGQKTGFDATPYSPDAYITVR
- a CDS encoding GDSL-type esterase/lipase family protein; protein product: MSDVMYPEVLTIGNGAIKVATVGDSLTYGYGLEDRERDAYPSILAEKLGNHYQVSNFGLSGRSLQSTSDYPYLQEKNAQLSLESEADIVIIMIGSNDSRGPYWNKERFTKEYGELVDRYLKMPSQPDVYLLVPPYVPTSRFGLNNDIVRTELQEIIPRIAEERGLEWINFYPLTEGCLEYYSDGLHLTPLGNQLIADRVYAAIMGESPR
- the lepB gene encoding signal peptidase I yields the protein MAKRDFIHRIIIIGLLVLGLIALRIWVFEPVTITKEMANQYLKEDDVIIAVKGRELEYGDFVLYQVDGAEHVGRIIAKEGDSVTYMDDVLYRNNEIVEETYLSKSANHQDYYTEDVIVPRLEKKNYWILNDIRTNHEDSRTLGLISSKQVIGRLTFRVSPVGEFGFIDIGLTHK
- the glmS gene encoding glutamine--fructose-6-phosphate transaminase (isomerizing), whose amino-acid sequence is MCGIVGVVGNANATDILIQGLEKLEYRGYDSAGIFVTGGATGHLVKSVGRIADLSAKVGDSVEGTIGIGHTRWATHGKPTEDNAHPHTSQTGRFVLVHNGVIENYLEMKNTYLQDHDFKGQTDTEIAVHLIGKFVEEDNMSVLEAFKKALHIIQGSYAFALIDAANPDTIYVAKNKSPLLIGLGEGYNMVCSDAMAMIRETSEYMEIHDKELVVVTKDSVEVMDYDGTPIERGSYTAELDLSDIGKGTYPFYMLKEIDEQPTVMRKLISAYSDTDGQMTVEPAIVKAVQEADRLYILAAGTSYNAGYASKNMIEALTDTPVELGVASEWGYHMPLLSKKPLFILLTQSGETADSRQVLVKANEMGIPSLTITNVPGSTLSREATYTMLLHAGPEIAVASTKAYTAQVAALAFLSKAVGEANGKKEALDFDLVHELSIVAQSIEATLSEKDMIAAKVEKLLATTRNAFYIGRGNDYYVTIEAALKLKEISYIQCEGFAAGELKHGTISLIEDGTPVIALISASEKVAAHTRGNIAEVVSRGAHSLTIVEEGLEREDDDIVVNKVHPFLSSISMVIPTQLIAYYASLQRGLDVDKPRNLAKAVTVE
- a CDS encoding amino acid ABC transporter permease, producing the protein MGYIIEILPSLLNGALVSLQVFVWVLLLSLPLGALVAFLMKIPFKPLLWFLNVYVLIMRGTPLLLQLIFVYYVLPSVGITFDRMPAVIITFTLNYAAYFSEIFRGGIEAIPAGQYEAAKVLKFTPVQTIRYIVLPQVVKIVLPSVFNEVTTLVKDTSLIYALGVNDLLLASRTAANRDVSLAPMFIAGALYLVMIGLVTLVANKIEKKFDYYR